One window from the genome of Maylandia zebra isolate NMK-2024a linkage group LG18, Mzebra_GT3a, whole genome shotgun sequence encodes:
- the atg10 gene encoding ubiquitin-like-conjugating enzyme ATG10 isoform X3, with protein MSGCALNEKEFFSCCQLLLQQSEHLRDGWSWEAVQGSEEGYLRKTVLRSVVADCCDAQKQKEAASVSPIFAHPIQELQQQERTQPVVATRFHSDGITGDGGDEDDAVCVLSEGSSHVLQYEYHILYSCSYSAPVLYFRAFTLEGRSLMLEDVWSSVHPNFRHCLQNSPLTAITQQEHPLLGQPFFMLHPCRTEEFMRPVLQEAQEQPRPVNYVLLWLSVVGPVVGLDVPLKYCTQLHPSSPSSSEPD; from the exons ATGAGTGGGTGTGCGCTGAATGAAAAGGAGTTCTTTTCCTGCTGTCAGCTCCTCCTGCAGCAGTCTGAGCATCTGAGAGATGGCTGGAGCTGGGAGGCAGTCCAG GGTTCAGAAGAGGGCTACCTCAGGAAGACTGTTCTCAGGTCAGTCGTAGCTGACTGCTGTGATGCACAGAAACAGAAGGAAGCTGCTTCAGTTTCCCCTATTTTCGCTCACCCCATCCAAGAACTGCAGCAGCAGGAAAGGACGCAG CCTGTTGTTGCTACCCGTTTTCATTCTGATGGCATCACAGGCGACGGCGGTGATGAGGACGATGCAGTCTGCGTGCTGTCTGAAGGCAGCAGCCACGTGCTTCAGTACGAGTATCACATCCTGTACTCTTGCAGCTACAGCGCTCCTGTGCTGTATTTCAGAGCTTTCACCCTGG AGGGTCGGAGTCTGATGTTAGAGGACGTGTGGAGCTCTGTTCATCCAAACTTCAGACACTGCCTTCAGAACAGTCCTTTGACTGCAATCACTCAACAG GagcatcctctgctgggtcagCCTTTCTTTATGCTCCACCCCTGTAGAACGGAGGAGTTCATGAGGCCTGTGCTGCAGGAGGCTCAGGAACAGCCCAG gcCAGTGAACTATGTGTTGTTGTGGCTCAGTGTGGTGGGTCCTGTGGTGGGTCTGGACGTCCCTCTGAAGTACTGCACCCAGCTCCATCCGTCCTCTCCCAGCAGCAGTGAGCCTGACTAG
- the atg10 gene encoding ubiquitin-like-conjugating enzyme ATG10 isoform X2, with protein MTESGRNCRKTDVAVSYGTRRAVLCLMSGCALNEKEFFSCCQLLLQQSEHLRDGWSWEAVQGSEEGYLRKTVLRSVVADCCDAQKQKEAASVSPIFAHPIQELQQQERTQPVVATRFHSDGITGDGGDEDDAVCVLSEGSSHVLQYEYHILYSCSYSAPVLYFRAFTLEGRSLMLEDVWSSVHPNFRHCLQNSPLTAITQQEHPLLGQPFFMLHPCRTEEFMRPVLQEAQEQPSVVGPVVGLDVPLKYCTQLHPSSPSSSEPD; from the exons ATGACAGAAAGCGGTAGGAACTGTCGTAAAACGGACGTGGCAGTTTCGTACGGGACCCGTCGCGCAGTGCTGTGCTTG ATGAGTGGGTGTGCGCTGAATGAAAAGGAGTTCTTTTCCTGCTGTCAGCTCCTCCTGCAGCAGTCTGAGCATCTGAGAGATGGCTGGAGCTGGGAGGCAGTCCAG GGTTCAGAAGAGGGCTACCTCAGGAAGACTGTTCTCAGGTCAGTCGTAGCTGACTGCTGTGATGCACAGAAACAGAAGGAAGCTGCTTCAGTTTCCCCTATTTTCGCTCACCCCATCCAAGAACTGCAGCAGCAGGAAAGGACGCAG CCTGTTGTTGCTACCCGTTTTCATTCTGATGGCATCACAGGCGACGGCGGTGATGAGGACGATGCAGTCTGCGTGCTGTCTGAAGGCAGCAGCCACGTGCTTCAGTACGAGTATCACATCCTGTACTCTTGCAGCTACAGCGCTCCTGTGCTGTATTTCAGAGCTTTCACCCTGG AGGGTCGGAGTCTGATGTTAGAGGACGTGTGGAGCTCTGTTCATCCAAACTTCAGACACTGCCTTCAGAACAGTCCTTTGACTGCAATCACTCAACAG GagcatcctctgctgggtcagCCTTTCTTTATGCTCCACCCCTGTAGAACGGAGGAGTTCATGAGGCCTGTGCTGCAGGAGGCTCAGGAACAGCCCAG TGTGGTGGGTCCTGTGGTGGGTCTGGACGTCCCTCTGAAGTACTGCACCCAGCTCCATCCGTCCTCTCCCAGCAGCAGTGAGCCTGACTAG
- the LOC101468335 gene encoding THAP domain-containing protein 6, whose amino-acid sequence MPDFCAALGCSNQRNANTKQQGITFHRFPKDKVKRQLWKMALKRRDFEPNDRSVVCSCHFKAEDFDRTGQTTRIREGVIPSVFLFTRHLGKAHTATRTSRTSQKAAEEPPQVQDVEQTASDHQYALDPVQVKKRLNEAREKLEELRRDLRNAKDRERRHKKTVKSLLEDLKHKHMLSEELQQRLDDILLG is encoded by the exons ATGCCAGACTTCTGTGCCGCTCTCGGGTGCTCTAATCAAAGGAACGCCAACACCAAGCAGCAGGGAATAACTTTCCACAG GTTCCCGAAGGACAAAGTTAAAAGGCAGTTATGGAAAATGGCCCTGAAGAGAAGAGACTTTGAGCCAAATGACCGCTCGGTTGTCTGCAGCTGTCATTTTAAAGCAGAAGACTTTGACAGGACTGGACAGACAACTCGTATAAGAGAAGGAGTGATCCcatcagtttttttatttacaagaCATCTTGGCAAG GCACATACTGCAACCAGAACAAGCAGGACCTCTCAGAAAGCTGCAGAAGAACCCCCACAGGTGCAGGATGTGGAGCAAACAGCATCT GATCATCAGTATGCGCTAGACCCAGTGCAAGTAAAAAAGCGGTTAAATGAGGCCCGGGAGAAGTTGGAAGAATTGCGTCGGGACTTAAGAAATGCTAAGGATCGGGAAAGAAGGCACAAAAAGACAGTAAAAAGCTTGCTGGAGGatttgaaacacaaacacatgctctCAGAAGAACTGCAGCAAAGACTGGATGATATTCTGCTTGGCTAA
- the atg10 gene encoding ubiquitin-like-conjugating enzyme ATG10 isoform X1 has protein sequence MTESGRNCRKTDVAVSYGTRRAVLCLMSGCALNEKEFFSCCQLLLQQSEHLRDGWSWEAVQGSEEGYLRKTVLRSVVADCCDAQKQKEAASVSPIFAHPIQELQQQERTQPVVATRFHSDGITGDGGDEDDAVCVLSEGSSHVLQYEYHILYSCSYSAPVLYFRAFTLEGRSLMLEDVWSSVHPNFRHCLQNSPLTAITQQEHPLLGQPFFMLHPCRTEEFMRPVLQEAQEQPRPVNYVLLWLSVVGPVVGLDVPLKYCTQLHPSSPSSSEPD, from the exons ATGACAGAAAGCGGTAGGAACTGTCGTAAAACGGACGTGGCAGTTTCGTACGGGACCCGTCGCGCAGTGCTGTGCTTG ATGAGTGGGTGTGCGCTGAATGAAAAGGAGTTCTTTTCCTGCTGTCAGCTCCTCCTGCAGCAGTCTGAGCATCTGAGAGATGGCTGGAGCTGGGAGGCAGTCCAG GGTTCAGAAGAGGGCTACCTCAGGAAGACTGTTCTCAGGTCAGTCGTAGCTGACTGCTGTGATGCACAGAAACAGAAGGAAGCTGCTTCAGTTTCCCCTATTTTCGCTCACCCCATCCAAGAACTGCAGCAGCAGGAAAGGACGCAG CCTGTTGTTGCTACCCGTTTTCATTCTGATGGCATCACAGGCGACGGCGGTGATGAGGACGATGCAGTCTGCGTGCTGTCTGAAGGCAGCAGCCACGTGCTTCAGTACGAGTATCACATCCTGTACTCTTGCAGCTACAGCGCTCCTGTGCTGTATTTCAGAGCTTTCACCCTGG AGGGTCGGAGTCTGATGTTAGAGGACGTGTGGAGCTCTGTTCATCCAAACTTCAGACACTGCCTTCAGAACAGTCCTTTGACTGCAATCACTCAACAG GagcatcctctgctgggtcagCCTTTCTTTATGCTCCACCCCTGTAGAACGGAGGAGTTCATGAGGCCTGTGCTGCAGGAGGCTCAGGAACAGCCCAG gcCAGTGAACTATGTGTTGTTGTGGCTCAGTGTGGTGGGTCCTGTGGTGGGTCTGGACGTCCCTCTGAAGTACTGCACCCAGCTCCATCCGTCCTCTCCCAGCAGCAGTGAGCCTGACTAG